The following are encoded in a window of Strigops habroptila isolate Jane chromosome 9, bStrHab1.2.pri, whole genome shotgun sequence genomic DNA:
- the LOC115612565 gene encoding mitotic-spindle organizing protein 2B-like isoform X1, giving the protein MSEAVAAVAEARLRRKQLLSAEEAELFELAQAAGSGLDPEVFRVLLDLLRMNVAPLAVFQVLKSMCAGQRLPPGPEGGPPAAPAPLPADTRGRNKTSSAVSGTQVLAERSSREGSAQRMPRQPSASRLQKTGASGKNTGGGNST; this is encoded by the exons ATGTCGGAGGCGGTTGCGGCTGTGGCGGAGGCGCGGTTGCGGCGGAAGCAGCTGCTGAGCGCGGAGGAGGCGGAGTTGTTCGAGCTAGCGCAGGCGGCGGGTAGCGGGCTGGACCCGGAGGTGTTCCG GGTGCTGCTGGACCTGCTGCGCATGAACGTGGCGCCGCTCGCTGTCTTCCAGGTGCTGAAGTCCATGTGCGCCGGGCAGCGGCTGCCGCCGGGACCCGAAGGCGGCCCCCCCGCCGCGCcggcgccgctccccgccgACACCCGAG ggagaaataaaaccagttctGCTGTCAGTGGGACCCAGGTTCTAGCGGAAAGGAGCAGCCGGGAAGGATCTGCCCAGAGGATGCCTCGGCAGCCCAGTGCAAGCCGGCTGCAGAAAACAGGAGCTTCTGGAAAGAACACTGGAGGAGGCAACAGTACCTAA
- the LOC115612565 gene encoding mitotic-spindle organizing protein 2-like isoform X2 → MSEAVAAVAEARLRRKQLLSAEEAELFELAQAAGSGLDPEVFRVLLDLLRMNVAPLAVFQVLKSMCAGQRLPPGPEGGPPAAPAPLPADTRVLQGVKLWYWCGSCSQTSAARRQDGSGEIKPVLLSVGPRF, encoded by the exons ATGTCGGAGGCGGTTGCGGCTGTGGCGGAGGCGCGGTTGCGGCGGAAGCAGCTGCTGAGCGCGGAGGAGGCGGAGTTGTTCGAGCTAGCGCAGGCGGCGGGTAGCGGGCTGGACCCGGAGGTGTTCCG GGTGCTGCTGGACCTGCTGCGCATGAACGTGGCGCCGCTCGCTGTCTTCCAGGTGCTGAAGTCCATGTGCGCCGGGCAGCGGCTGCCGCCGGGACCCGAAGGCGGCCCCCCCGCCGCGCcggcgccgctccccgccgACACCCGAG TGCTGCAAGGTGTTAAGTTGTGGTATTGGTGTGGGTCCTGTTCTCAGACATCTGCTGCAAGGAGACAGGATGGTTCG ggagaaataaaaccagttctGCTGTCAGTGGGACCCAGGTTCTAG
- the LOC115613060 gene encoding olfactory receptor 10A7-like, with amino-acid sequence MEAVEALGLRNQTYFTLQGFSHLAALQVFLFEGILLIFLITMTGNFLIVIVATTDPALYTPMYYFLKNLALLEICFTLNIVPKMLVDLLFERKVISFSACALQLYFVIFFITSECFLLGAMAYDRYMAICHPLHYTITMNRRMCLHMVIACWIAGIPLSAGLTGWLFSYPFCGSKEIEHFFCDIAPVLDLVCSDTYLFELLVFIATVLIVLIPFILIAASYIQIIRTVLQMPSAEGRRKAFFTCISHLVVVTLFYCTTGLIHLKPKSSLLANSRKLVALSYTVVTPMLNPMIYSLRNKEVKNALRKTFRRREFFSKVPLPR; translated from the coding sequence ATGGAAGCTGTGGAAGCACTGGGGCTCAGAAACCAGACCTACTTCACTTTGCAGGGGTTCTCCCACCTCGCCGCTCTTCAGGTGTTCCTCTTTGAGGGAATTCTTCTGATATTCCTAATCACAATGACAGGGAACTTTCTTATTGTCATAGTTGCAACCACTGACCCTGCCTTGTACACCCCCATGTATTATTTTCTCAAAAACCTGGCTTTACTTGAAATTTGCTTTACACTGAACATAGTGCCCAAGATGCTTGTTGATTTGTTGTTTGAGAGAAAGGTCATCTCCTTTTCTGCCTGTGCCctacagctttattttgttatattCTTCATCACTTCCGAGTGTTTCCTCTTGGGTGCTATGGCATATGACCGATATATGGCTATATGCCATCCCTTGCACTACACCATAACAATGAACAGGAGAATGTGTCTTCATATGGTCATAGCATGCTGGATTGCTGGTATTCCGCTTTCTGCAGGACTCACTGGGTGGCTATTTAGCTACCCCTTTTGTGGCTCAAAGGAGATTGAACATTTCTTCTGTGATATCGCTCCTGTTCTGGATCTGGTCTGTTCAGACACATACTTATTTGAGCTTCTTGTGTTCATTGCTactgttttaattgttttgattCCATTTATCTTGATAGCAGCCTCTTACATCCAGATAATCCGCACCGTTCTCCAAATGCCATCTGCGGAAGGAAGACGCAAAGCTTTTTTCACCTGCATTTCTCACCTGGTGGTGGTGACACTGTTCTACTGCACAACTGGCTTGATACATTTAAAGCCAAAGTCCAGTCTCTTGGCAAACAGCAGGAAACTGGTGGCTCTTTCTTACACAGTAGTAACCCCTATGCTGAACCCAATGATCTACAGCTTACGAAACAAAGAAGTAAAGAATGCTCTGAGGAAGACATTTAGGAGAAGAGAGTTCTTCAGCAAGGTGCCTCTGCCTAGATAG
- the LOC115613061 gene encoding LOW QUALITY PROTEIN: olfactory receptor 4D5-like (The sequence of the model RefSeq protein was modified relative to this genomic sequence to represent the inferred CDS: deleted 2 bases in 1 codon), which produces MFLSICIVTITGNTFIIVLMVANRHLHTPMYFLLGNFPCLEICYSSNTLPRVLLSYLSGDRSISVNGCFTQYYFFGCLAAVECSLLALMSYGRYVAVCKPFHYPSHMNSKLCRQLDAASWVSGFLSNFILTFLISGLDFCRPNEIEHFFCDIPMVKVSCSNTHVVGLVISVVAVLETKK; this is translated from the exons atGTTTCTGTCAATCTGCATTGTGACTATTACTGGAAATACCTTCATCATTGTGCTGATGGTGGCTAATCGGCACCTTCACACCCCAATGTACTTCCTCTTGGGCAATTTTCCTTGCTTGGAAATCTGCTACAGCTCAAATACCTTGCCGAGGGTGTTGCTTAGCTATCTGTCTGGAGACAGAAGTATTTCAGTCAATGGATGCTTTACACAATACTATTTCTTTGGTTGTTTGGCAGCTGTAGAGTGCTCTCTCCTTGCACTGATGTCCTATGGTAGGTACGTAGCAGTGTGCAAGCCCTTTCACTATCCATCCCATATGAACAGCAAGCTCTGTCGCCAGCTTGATGCTGCATCTTGGGTAAGTGGCTTTCTGTCTAATTTTATACTAACATTCCTGATCTCCGGTTTAGATTTCTGTCGGCCTAATGAAATTGAACATTTTTTCTGTGAC ATTCCAATGGTAAAAGTCTCCTGTAGTAACACTCATGTGGTTGGACTTGTCATTTCTGTCGTGGCAG TCTTAGaaacaaagaagtaa